From a region of the Pseudomonadaceae bacterium SI-3 genome:
- a CDS encoding SMI1/KNR4 family protein translates to MEEVIEQLRELSEPVPVPLELPDDDRLVEVEEELLINLPFGLREYLLTVSDVIYGRLEPVTAVDPQSHTYLPEVAASAWDAGVERDLLPLCQDGPDFYVVDLEGEVMLFDGSEHEMTDESWESVWHWARDVWLES, encoded by the coding sequence ATGGAGGAAGTGATCGAGCAGCTGCGTGAGCTAAGCGAGCCGGTACCGGTACCGCTCGAGTTGCCGGACGATGACCGGTTGGTCGAGGTCGAGGAGGAGTTGCTAATCAACTTACCCTTTGGTCTGCGCGAGTATCTGCTCACCGTCAGCGATGTGATCTATGGGCGTCTGGAACCGGTAACTGCTGTCGATCCGCAATCGCATACCTATCTGCCCGAAGTGGCCGCGAGCGCTTGGGACGCAGGCGTGGAGCGAGATCTGCTACCTCTCTGCCAGGACGGGCCGGACTTTTATGTAGTCGATCTCGAAGGTGAGGTCATGCTGTTCGATGGCAGCGAGCATGAAATGACGGACGAAAGCTGGGAGTCGGTCTGGCACTGGGCGCGCGACGTTTGGCTGGAGAGTTGA
- a CDS encoding ATPase, giving the protein MASIEDQDMLAKAIAQCGDEPIHIPGSIQPHGFLLVLSEPKLTITQASENVREWLGVDAQMLLGQPLTELIGDCGFAEGLASLTDDDHNPFHLRDINFNLPGRSNHPPLALMAHRYHGKLIVEFESAGSPGAAYDKLYPLMRTFVVQLQEAQDLQYICQLAVDEVKRITGFGRVKAYRFDAQGNGHVLAEQADEGYPHYLGLCFPASDIPPQARQLYCNNLIRVIQDANYKPSPVVPTLTPDGEPLDLSFASLRSVSPVHLQYMRNMGTLASMSISIVIQGRLWGLISCHDARPRQVNYQTRTACELLGRIMSLQIEAKEAATLAQRKLELRRQIVEMLSSMADRDSVIEGFKCLPKVVLDFAGAVGSAIVSGEHSEPVGETPPAALLVRLTHWLSQQRDQLVFSTDCVSRDVPAIPELAEHCAGLLAISISRLHPHYLIWFRREQIKTVNWAGQPEKRIDSQGTLSPRHSFASWQETVRGYASPWQQVELEGALELRTAVLGIVLRKAEEMAQLAGELRESNKELESFSYSVSHDLRAPLRHIAGYAELLGELEGSKLSERGLRFLDNIGDAARFAGTLVDNLLSFSQMGRAALRLSDVNLSALVESIRQEMAPDCDGREIEWQVHPLPIVVADAAFIHMALRNLISNAIKYSRKRERAIIEIGAEERAEEIIVYVRDNGVGFNMQYANKLFGVFQRLHRMEEFEGTGIGLASVRRIIERHDGQVWANGEVNQGATFFFSLPRLTYASPI; this is encoded by the coding sequence GTGGCATCCATCGAAGATCAAGACATGCTCGCCAAGGCCATTGCCCAATGCGGCGATGAGCCCATCCATATCCCCGGCAGCATTCAGCCCCACGGCTTTCTGCTGGTGCTTAGCGAGCCAAAACTGACGATTACCCAGGCCAGCGAAAACGTTCGTGAATGGCTTGGCGTCGATGCGCAAATGCTACTGGGTCAGCCTCTGACGGAACTCATCGGTGACTGCGGCTTTGCCGAAGGGCTCGCCAGTCTGACTGACGATGACCACAATCCCTTTCATCTGCGAGACATCAATTTCAACCTGCCTGGCCGAAGCAACCATCCGCCGCTGGCTCTTATGGCGCACCGTTACCACGGCAAGCTGATCGTCGAATTCGAATCAGCCGGCAGCCCAGGCGCGGCATACGACAAGCTATACCCCTTGATGCGCACTTTCGTCGTGCAGCTGCAGGAGGCGCAAGACCTTCAATACATCTGCCAACTGGCCGTTGATGAGGTCAAGCGCATCACCGGGTTCGGTCGGGTCAAAGCCTATCGGTTCGACGCCCAGGGCAACGGCCATGTGTTGGCAGAACAGGCTGACGAAGGTTATCCGCATTATCTGGGCCTGTGCTTTCCCGCCTCGGATATCCCGCCACAGGCACGCCAACTCTACTGCAACAACCTGATCCGCGTGATCCAGGACGCCAATTACAAACCCTCTCCGGTGGTACCCACGCTCACCCCCGACGGAGAGCCGCTGGACCTGAGTTTCGCCTCGTTGCGCAGCGTGTCGCCGGTTCACCTGCAATACATGCGCAACATGGGCACGCTGGCTTCGATGTCGATCTCCATCGTCATTCAGGGGCGCCTGTGGGGTCTGATCTCCTGCCACGATGCCAGGCCTCGCCAGGTCAACTACCAGACCCGAACAGCCTGCGAACTCCTTGGGCGCATTATGTCGCTGCAAATCGAAGCCAAGGAAGCAGCAACCCTGGCGCAGCGCAAGCTCGAACTCCGACGGCAGATCGTCGAAATGCTCTCGTCAATGGCCGACCGCGACAGCGTTATTGAAGGCTTCAAGTGCCTGCCGAAGGTCGTACTGGATTTCGCCGGTGCGGTCGGTAGCGCCATCGTCTCCGGCGAACACTCCGAACCGGTGGGCGAAACGCCGCCGGCAGCCTTACTGGTGCGACTCACTCATTGGCTATCCCAGCAGCGCGACCAGCTGGTGTTCAGCACTGACTGCGTCAGCCGAGATGTACCGGCTATCCCCGAACTGGCCGAGCACTGCGCCGGCTTGCTGGCGATTTCCATTTCCCGACTGCACCCCCATTACCTGATCTGGTTCCGACGCGAACAGATCAAGACGGTCAATTGGGCCGGTCAGCCAGAGAAACGCATCGACAGTCAGGGCACCCTCTCTCCACGCCACAGCTTCGCAAGCTGGCAGGAGACCGTACGCGGCTATGCCTCACCTTGGCAGCAAGTAGAGTTGGAGGGCGCGCTGGAGCTGCGTACCGCGGTGCTCGGTATCGTTCTGCGCAAGGCAGAAGAAATGGCCCAGCTGGCGGGCGAGCTGCGCGAAAGTAACAAGGAACTGGAGTCGTTTTCATACAGCGTTTCGCACGACCTGCGGGCGCCGTTGCGGCATATTGCCGGGTACGCCGAGCTGCTCGGTGAGCTTGAAGGCAGCAAGCTCAGCGAACGTGGCCTGCGCTTTCTGGACAATATCGGCGATGCGGCCCGATTTGCAGGAACCCTCGTCGACAACTTGCTGAGCTTTTCCCAGATGGGCCGCGCCGCGCTGCGCTTGTCCGATGTGAATCTTTCCGCGCTGGTTGAATCCATTCGTCAGGAAATGGCACCGGACTGCGACGGCCGCGAAATAGAATGGCAGGTTCATCCCCTGCCTATCGTGGTCGCCGACGCTGCTTTCATCCACATGGCGTTGCGCAACCTGATCTCGAACGCGATCAAGTACAGCCGCAAACGCGAGCGCGCGATCATCGAAATCGGCGCCGAAGAGCGCGCTGAAGAGATCATCGTCTACGTTCGCGACAACGGCGTGGGCTTCAACATGCAATACGCCAACAAACTGTTCGGCGTCTTTCAGCGCCTGCATCGCATGGAAGAATTCGAAGGCACCGGGATTGGTCTGGCCAGCGTGCGCCGAATCATCGAACGCCATGATGGTCAGGTCTGGGCCAATGGCGAGGTCAACCAGGGCGCAACCTTCTTCTTTTCGCTCCCCAGACTTACCTACGCGTCACCCATTTAG
- a CDS encoding two-component system response regulator, whose translation MLKPILLVEDNPHDLELTLVALERSQLANDVIVMRDGADALDYLLRRGDHAERADGNPAVLLLDLKLPKVDGLEVLKTVRDTPDLRSIPVVMLTSSREEPDLVRAYELGVNAYVVKPVEFRDFVAAISDLGIFWAVLNEPPPGSLRLQRQLRDRKSSEEPS comes from the coding sequence ATGCTCAAACCGATTCTGCTGGTAGAGGACAATCCACACGATCTCGAGCTGACCTTGGTTGCGCTCGAGCGCAGCCAGTTGGCCAATGACGTGATTGTCATGCGTGATGGTGCCGATGCGCTGGATTACCTGCTCCGCCGCGGCGATCACGCCGAACGCGCCGATGGCAACCCAGCCGTGCTCCTGCTGGACCTGAAGCTGCCCAAGGTCGACGGGCTGGAGGTGCTGAAGACCGTACGCGACACGCCTGATCTACGCAGTATCCCAGTGGTGATGCTCACCTCCTCTCGTGAAGAGCCCGATCTGGTCAGGGCTTATGAACTCGGAGTGAACGCTTACGTGGTCAAGCCGGTCGAATTCCGAGATTTCGTCGCCGCCATCTCCGATCTGGGGATTTTCTGGGCCGTGCTAAACGAGCCGCCACCCGGATCGCTGCGGTTGCAGCGCCAACTTCGGGATCGCAAGAGCAGCGAGGAGCCGAGCTAG